A stretch of the Erwinia sp. SLM-02 genome encodes the following:
- the sspA gene encoding stringent starvation protein SspA gives MAVAANKRSVMTLFSGPTDIFSHQVRIVLAEKGVSVEIEQVETDNLPQDLIDLNPYRTVPTLVDRELTLYESRIIMEYLDERFPHPPLMPVYPVARGESRLMMHRVEQDWYSLMRKVENGTAQEADAARKQLREELLAIAPLFSRTPFFMSEEFSLVDCYLAPLLWRLPQMGIELNGAGSKELKGYMTRVFERDSFLASLTEAEREMRLQTRG, from the coding sequence ATGGCTGTCGCTGCCAACAAACGTTCGGTAATGACGCTGTTTTCTGGTCCGACTGACATTTTTAGCCATCAGGTTCGTATCGTACTGGCTGAGAAAGGTGTTAGCGTCGAGATTGAGCAGGTTGAAACGGATAATCTGCCCCAGGATCTGATCGACCTCAACCCGTACCGTACCGTGCCAACACTCGTTGATCGTGAGCTGACGTTGTATGAATCTCGTATCATCATGGAGTATCTGGATGAGCGTTTCCCGCATCCTCCACTGATGCCGGTGTATCCGGTTGCGCGTGGTGAAAGTCGTCTGATGATGCATCGCGTTGAGCAGGACTGGTACAGCCTGATGCGTAAAGTTGAGAACGGCACGGCGCAGGAAGCAGACGCGGCCCGCAAACAGCTGCGTGAAGAGCTGCTGGCGATTGCCCCACTGTTCTCCCGCACGCCGTTCTTTATGAGCGAAGAATTCAGCCTGGTGGACTGCTATCTGGCTCCGCTGCTGTGGCGTCTGCCGCAGATGGGCATTGAGCTGAACGGTGCAGGTTCAAAAGAGTTGAAGGGTTACATGACTCGCGTCTTCGAGCGTGACTCATTCCTCGCTTCTCTGACCGAAGCCGAGCGTGAAATGCGCCTGCAAACGCGGGGCTGA
- the zapG gene encoding Z-ring associated protein ZapG yields MTWEYALIGLVVGIIIGAVAMRFGNKKLREQRSLQYELEKSKAELAEYREELTNHFAHSAELLDNMARDYRQLYQHMAKGSNDLLPNLPGEKNPFAYQLTESEADNDQAPVQMPRDYPDSASGLLRGERPAGK; encoded by the coding sequence ATGACCTGGGAATACGCGCTTATTGGGTTAGTTGTTGGGATTATTATCGGCGCGGTTGCAATGCGTTTTGGCAACAAGAAACTGCGTGAGCAGCGCTCGCTGCAGTATGAACTGGAAAAAAGTAAGGCCGAGCTGGCGGAATACCGCGAAGAGCTGACCAACCATTTTGCCCACAGCGCCGAGCTGCTGGACAATATGGCCCGCGATTATCGTCAGCTGTACCAGCATATGGCAAAAGGGTCTAACGACCTGCTGCCTAACCTGCCGGGAGAGAAAAATCCCTTTGCTTATCAGCTAACTGAATCAGAAGCCGATAACGATCAGGCACCGGTACAGATGCCACGAGACTACCCGGACAGCGCATCCGGCCTGCTGCGCGGTGAACGCCCCGCAGGAAAATAA
- the sspB gene encoding ClpXP protease specificity-enhancing factor, which translates to MEMSQLTARRPYLLRAFYEWLLENQLTPHLVVDINLPGVMVPLEYARDGQIVLNIAPRAVGNLELGNDEVSFNARFGGVPRQVNVPMAAVLAIYARENGAGTMFEPEPAYEGAGEFDASAGQDEAPETLMSVIDGDRPDDESDDHTPDDEPPPRGGRPALRVVK; encoded by the coding sequence ATGGAAATGTCGCAACTTACCGCACGTCGTCCTTATCTGTTGCGCGCTTTCTATGAGTGGCTGCTTGAGAATCAGCTCACCCCGCACCTGGTGGTCGACATTAATTTGCCGGGAGTGATGGTTCCACTGGAATATGCGCGTGATGGCCAGATTGTGCTGAATATCGCACCGCGCGCCGTGGGGAACCTGGAGCTGGGCAACGATGAAGTGAGTTTTAATGCTCGCTTCGGTGGCGTACCGCGGCAGGTCAATGTGCCGATGGCAGCGGTACTGGCGATTTATGCCCGTGAGAATGGGGCCGGAACGATGTTCGAGCCGGAACCTGCCTACGAAGGCGCCGGGGAATTTGATGCTTCAGCCGGACAGGATGAAGCGCCGGAAACCCTGATGTCGGTGATCGATGGCGATCGTCCTGATGACGAGAGCGACGACCACACGCCTGACGACGAACCGCCGCCGCGCGGTGGCCGTCCGGCGCTCCGCGTCGTCAAGTAA
- the zapE gene encoding cell division protein ZapE, with protein sequence MQKMSPLALYEQALGNGEYQPDEVQRAAITQLDGIWQALSGSRAAPVQSSGGLFGKLNKLLGKGKTETQPPARGLYMWGGVGRGKTWLMDMFFQAIPGERKQRLHFHRFMLRVHEELTELQGKSDPLQTVADRFKAETDLLCFDEFFVSDITDAMLLGTLMEALFSRGITLVATSNIPPDDLYRNGLQRARFLPAIEMIKQHCDIMNVDAGIDYRLRTLTSAHLWMTPLGESTSKEMERMFVALAGKPREAHEPLDINHRQLPTLGMAEGVLAMSFLTLCGEGRSQHDYIELSRRFHSVLLYDVPVMIYKTEDQARRFLALVDEFYERHVKLVVSAETSLYEIYQGTRLKFEYQRCVSRLQEMQSEEYLRLPHLP encoded by the coding sequence ATGCAAAAGATGTCCCCTCTGGCGCTCTATGAGCAGGCGCTGGGAAACGGCGAGTATCAGCCTGATGAAGTACAGCGCGCAGCAATCACCCAGCTTGACGGTATATGGCAGGCGCTAAGCGGTTCACGTGCGGCTCCGGTTCAGAGCAGCGGCGGTCTTTTTGGCAAATTAAATAAGCTGTTGGGCAAAGGAAAAACTGAGACTCAGCCCCCGGCGCGTGGCCTGTATATGTGGGGCGGAGTTGGCCGTGGAAAAACCTGGCTGATGGACATGTTTTTTCAGGCAATTCCTGGTGAGCGCAAGCAACGCCTGCATTTTCACCGCTTTATGCTGCGCGTTCATGAAGAGCTGACCGAGCTGCAGGGAAAAAGCGATCCGCTGCAAACCGTCGCCGATCGCTTCAAGGCAGAAACGGATTTGCTGTGCTTTGATGAGTTTTTTGTCTCAGATATTACCGATGCGATGCTGCTGGGCACGCTGATGGAGGCGCTGTTCAGCCGCGGTATTACGCTGGTGGCTACCTCAAACATTCCGCCGGACGATCTCTATCGTAACGGTTTGCAACGTGCACGTTTCCTTCCGGCTATCGAGATGATCAAGCAGCATTGCGACATCATGAACGTCGACGCCGGCATTGATTACCGCCTGCGTACGCTCACTTCCGCTCATTTGTGGATGACGCCGTTGGGCGAGTCCACGTCAAAAGAGATGGAGCGGATGTTTGTTGCGCTGGCCGGTAAGCCCCGGGAAGCGCATGAACCGCTGGATATTAACCACCGGCAGCTGCCTACCCTCGGCATGGCGGAAGGCGTGCTGGCAATGAGTTTCCTCACGCTGTGTGGCGAAGGGCGAAGCCAACACGACTATATTGAGCTATCTCGCCGTTTTCACAGCGTATTGCTGTATGATGTGCCGGTGATGATTTACAAAACCGAAGATCAGGCCCGGCGTTTTCTGGCGCTGGTAGATGAGTTTTACGAGCGTCACGTGAAGCTGGTGGTCTCGGCGGAAACGTCACTGTACGAGATTTATCAGGGCACGCGGCTGAAGTTTGAGTATCAGCGCTGTGTTTCCCGCCTGCAGGAAATGCAGAGTGAAGAGTACCTGCGGCTGCCGCATTTGCCCTGA
- the rpsI gene encoding 30S ribosomal protein S9 — translation MAENQNYGTGRRKSSTARVFIKPGSGNIVINQRSLEQYFGRETARMVVRQPLELLDMVGKFDLYITVKGGGISGQAGAIRHGITRALMEFDESLRGELRKAGFVTRDARQVERKKVGLRKARRRPQFSKR, via the coding sequence ATGGCTGAGAATCAAAACTACGGCACTGGTCGCCGCAAAAGCTCTACCGCTCGCGTATTTATCAAGCCGGGCAGTGGTAACATCGTAATCAACCAGCGTTCTCTGGAACAGTACTTCGGTCGTGAAACTGCCCGCATGGTAGTTCGTCAGCCGCTGGAACTGCTGGACATGGTTGGTAAATTCGATCTGTACATCACCGTTAAAGGTGGTGGTATCTCTGGTCAGGCTGGTGCGATCCGTCACGGTATCACCCGCGCTCTGATGGAGTTCGATGAGTCTCTGCGTGGCGAACTGCGTAAAGCAGGCTTCGTTACTCGTGATGCTCGTCAGGTTGAACGTAAGAAAGTCGGTCTGCGTAAAGCACGTCGTCGTCCACAGTTCTCCAAACGTTAA
- the rplM gene encoding 50S ribosomal protein L13, whose protein sequence is MKTFTAKPETVQRDWYVVDATGKTLGRLATELARRLRGKHKAEYTPHVDTGDYIIVLNAEKVAVTGNKRTDKVYYHHTGHIGGIKQATFEEMIARRPERVIEIAVKGMLPKGPLGRAMYRKLKVYAGNEHNHAAQQPQVLDI, encoded by the coding sequence ATGAAAACTTTTACAGCTAAACCAGAAACCGTCCAACGTGACTGGTATGTTGTTGACGCAACAGGCAAAACTTTAGGTCGTTTAGCGACTGAACTTGCTCGTCGTCTGCGCGGTAAGCACAAAGCGGAATACACTCCGCACGTAGATACTGGTGATTACATTATCGTTCTGAACGCTGAGAAAGTTGCCGTAACTGGTAACAAGCGTACCGATAAAGTGTATTACCATCACACCGGCCACATCGGTGGTATCAAGCAAGCGACCTTCGAAGAGATGATTGCTCGCCGTCCTGAGCGTGTGATTGAAATCGCGGTTAAAGGCATGCTGCCAAAGGGCCCGCTGGGTCGTGCTATGTACCGTAAACTGAAAGTTTACGCGGGCAACGAGCACAACCATGCGGCACAGCAACCGCAAGTTCTTGACATTTAA